The following coding sequences lie in one Pseudomonas syringae CC1557 genomic window:
- the ureA gene encoding urease subunit gamma, producing MDLTPREKDKMLIFTAGLVAERRLARGVKLNYPEAMAYISAALLEGARDGQTVADLMHYGTTLLSRDQVMEGIPEMIPEIQVEATFPDGTKLVTVHQPIA from the coding sequence ATGGACCTGACGCCACGCGAAAAAGACAAGATGCTGATTTTCACCGCCGGGCTGGTCGCCGAACGGCGTCTGGCACGCGGCGTGAAGCTTAACTATCCGGAAGCCATGGCCTACATCTCGGCGGCGTTGCTGGAAGGCGCGCGTGACGGGCAGACCGTCGCTGATCTGATGCACTACGGCACCACCCTGCTGAGCCGCGATCAGGTCATGGAAGGCATCCCGGAAATGATCCCGGAAATCCAGGTGGAGGCCACCTTCCCGGACGGCACCAAACTGGTCACCGTGCACCAGCCGATTGCGTGA
- a CDS encoding Hcp family type VI secretion system effector → MAKFLRYTTDYQGEVSMAFDAFIQIADIPGEALDEKYSKWIEITGYNFGVSQSTSATASSSGGASSGRTTMTNFTFTKYLDSASCKLMEASCSGQHLKEVKLVLCRAGNDKLKYYEAVLEEVIIADYTQNASSGIPIEIVQLNYGRIKTTYTLQKRVDGTAGGNVAGGWDRINNKKYS, encoded by the coding sequence ATCGCAAAATTCCTACGTTACACCACTGATTACCAAGGAGAGGTAAGCATGGCTTTCGACGCTTTCATTCAGATCGCAGACATCCCTGGCGAGGCGCTGGACGAGAAGTACAGCAAATGGATTGAAATCACCGGCTATAACTTCGGCGTCAGCCAAAGCACCTCAGCCACCGCCAGTTCCTCGGGCGGCGCTTCATCCGGTCGCACCACCATGACCAACTTCACGTTCACCAAATACCTCGACAGCGCAAGCTGCAAGCTCATGGAAGCCAGTTGCTCAGGCCAGCACCTCAAGGAAGTGAAGCTGGTGCTGTGTCGCGCAGGTAACGACAAACTCAAATACTACGAAGCTGTGCTCGAAGAAGTCATCATCGCCGACTACACGCAGAACGCGAGTTCCGGCATCCCCATCGAAATCGTTCAGCTCAACTATGGCCGGATAAAAACCACCTACACCCTGCAAAAGCGTGTCGATGGCACGGCAGGCGGTAACGTGGCTGGCGGATGGGACCGGATCAATAATAAAAAGTACTCGTGA
- a CDS encoding urease subunit beta, with translation MIPGQYQIQPGDIELNAGRRTHSLTVANSGDRPIQVGSHFHFFETNDALTFDRAASRGMRLNIPAGTAVRFEPGQSREVELVDLAGLREVYGFAGRVMGKL, from the coding sequence ATGATCCCTGGTCAATACCAGATCCAGCCCGGTGACATCGAACTCAACGCCGGACGCCGCACCCACAGCCTGACCGTCGCCAACAGTGGCGACCGGCCGATTCAGGTGGGCTCGCACTTTCATTTTTTTGAAACCAACGACGCTCTGACCTTCGACCGCGCCGCCAGCCGTGGCATGCGCCTGAACATCCCGGCCGGCACCGCCGTACGCTTCGAACCGGGCCAGTCCCGCGAAGTCGAGCTGGTCGATCTGGCGGGATTGCGCGAGGTTTACGGGTTTGCCGGTCGGGTGATGGGAAAGCTTTGA
- a CDS encoding DMT family transporter gives MQYAFPLITILIWAINTAVTKASSGVIFPAEIGFYRWALAGLLFTPFMLGPVWANRAAIRPLLGKIFILAVLGTALYQSLAYFAAGLTTATNMGIIQSMVPMMALGLSIACLGTRLTSGALVGAMISFAGVVVVVSAGHPGELIEHGVNRGDAMVLVAAASYAVYSTLLKKWQLCLPPLQLLYVQILLAIIVLLPPFILSEKTGLNANNIPMVLYAAIPTSMLAPWLWMKAIMRLGPSRTTLFFNLMPIATALIAAATLGEQLALYHLFGGALTLCGVILAERWTTPLRSRAD, from the coding sequence ATGCAATACGCTTTTCCGCTGATCACAATCCTTATCTGGGCAATCAATACGGCCGTCACCAAGGCGTCGTCCGGAGTGATCTTCCCGGCAGAGATAGGTTTTTATCGCTGGGCGCTGGCCGGGCTGCTGTTCACGCCATTCATGCTCGGGCCGGTCTGGGCAAACCGTGCCGCAATCAGACCGCTGCTGGGCAAGATCTTTATCCTCGCCGTGCTGGGCACAGCGCTTTATCAAAGCCTGGCGTATTTCGCTGCAGGCCTGACGACCGCCACCAACATGGGAATCATCCAGTCCATGGTGCCGATGATGGCGCTTGGGCTGTCGATAGCCTGTCTCGGCACTCGCCTGACCTCGGGCGCGCTGGTGGGGGCCATGATTTCATTCGCGGGGGTAGTAGTAGTGGTTTCGGCGGGCCACCCGGGCGAGCTGATCGAACATGGGGTCAATCGTGGGGATGCGATGGTGTTGGTGGCAGCGGCATCCTATGCCGTCTACAGCACGCTGCTGAAGAAGTGGCAGCTGTGCCTGCCGCCCCTGCAATTGCTGTATGTGCAGATTCTGCTGGCGATTATCGTGCTGCTGCCGCCGTTTATCCTGTCGGAGAAAACCGGCCTGAACGCGAACAACATCCCGATGGTGCTGTATGCCGCCATTCCCACGTCCATGCTCGCGCCATGGCTGTGGATGAAAGCGATCATGCGCCTGGGCCCCAGCCGCACAACCTTGTTCTTTAACCTGATGCCCATCGCCACGGCATTGATTGCCGCGGCGACGCTGGGCGAACAACTGGCGCTCTATCACCTGTTCGGCGGAGCGCTGACCCTGTGCGGCGTCATCCTCGCGGAACGCTGGACAACGCCGTTGCGGTCAAGGGCAGACTAG
- a CDS encoding sensor histidine kinase: MRLSEFIVVHVDRIVDEWEDFARTLKPAAESMTRVELRDHAKSILLAAARDMKTAQSKSEEIAKARGEELNKTPSLDEAASSHGELRHEVGFDLVQMTSEFRHLRASVIRLWAESLTVPQLTDFQDVIRFNEAIDEALAESTAAYAERVGRSRDIFLAILGHDLRAPLQAVSMSTELLARKITLDEKTGGYVARIQTSTRHMGAMVSDLLEFVRSRLGAGLPVERKHMDLASACREAIEEACAGRPDSTPVLSIEGNTKGHWDTGRISQMLQNLIGNALQHGAASHEITVSVTGAEKSVELVVHNEGKPIAEDAIGTIFDPLVRSTEENSETRGTSTSLGLGLFIVKEVVNAHGGSITVTSTIGEGTTFKVVLPKN, translated from the coding sequence ATGCGCCTTTCCGAATTCATCGTTGTTCATGTGGATCGCATTGTCGATGAATGGGAAGACTTCGCCAGAACCCTGAAACCGGCTGCAGAATCGATGACCAGGGTTGAACTGCGGGATCATGCGAAGTCGATTCTGCTCGCGGCTGCACGCGACATGAAAACGGCACAGAGCAAGAGCGAAGAGATCGCCAAGGCTCGTGGTGAGGAGTTGAACAAGACGCCGAGCCTGGATGAAGCCGCCAGCAGCCATGGAGAACTGCGCCATGAGGTCGGTTTTGATCTGGTGCAGATGACGTCCGAATTCCGCCATTTGCGCGCCAGCGTCATTCGTCTGTGGGCGGAAAGCCTGACTGTGCCGCAACTGACTGACTTTCAGGATGTGATTCGCTTCAATGAAGCGATTGATGAAGCCTTGGCAGAGTCCACCGCCGCCTATGCCGAGCGAGTCGGACGTTCACGGGATATCTTTCTGGCCATTCTGGGGCATGACCTGCGCGCGCCGCTGCAAGCCGTCAGCATGTCCACTGAACTGCTGGCACGCAAAATAACGCTGGACGAAAAGACCGGGGGCTACGTCGCTCGCATCCAGACCAGTACCCGTCACATGGGCGCGATGGTCAGCGATCTGCTTGAGTTCGTGCGCAGCCGTCTGGGCGCCGGGCTGCCGGTGGAGCGCAAACACATGGACCTGGCCAGCGCCTGTCGTGAAGCCATTGAAGAAGCCTGCGCCGGGCGACCGGATTCCACTCCGGTGCTCAGCATCGAAGGCAACACCAAGGGTCACTGGGACACTGGACGGATCAGCCAGATGTTGCAGAACCTGATCGGCAATGCCTTGCAGCATGGCGCAGCCAGTCACGAGATCACGGTCAGTGTCACCGGGGCCGAAAAATCAGTGGAACTGGTGGTGCACAACGAAGGCAAGCCGATCGCCGAAGATGCCATTGGCACGATCTTCGATCCGTTGGTGCGCAGCACCGAGGAAAACAGCGAAACACGCGGCACGTCGACCAGCCTGGGGCTGGGCCTGTTCATCGTCAAGGAAGTGGTGAACGCCCACGGCGGCAGCATCACAGTGACCTCGACCATTGGCGAAGGCACCACGTTTAAAGTGGTGCTGCCAAAAAACTGA
- a CDS encoding PsiF family protein produces MKKLGIPLLLVGLMLSAQGFAATAQQNKMTTCNADASAKSLKGDERKTFMSTCLKAAPPPAATQQDKMKTCNATASADALKGDARKSFMSDCLKKK; encoded by the coding sequence ATGAAGAAGCTCGGTATTCCGTTGTTGCTCGTTGGCCTGATGTTGTCCGCTCAGGGTTTTGCCGCCACCGCGCAGCAGAACAAGATGACCACCTGTAACGCTGACGCCAGCGCCAAGTCACTCAAGGGCGACGAGCGCAAGACGTTCATGAGCACCTGCCTGAAAGCCGCGCCGCCGCCTGCGGCTACCCAGCAGGACAAGATGAAAACCTGCAACGCGACGGCCAGCGCTGACGCGCTCAAGGGTGATGCGCGGAAAAGCTTCATGAGTGATTGTCTCAAGAAGAAATAA
- the osmE gene encoding osmotically-inducible lipoprotein OsmE: MYKKIFAATFVLATMAGCSNTTVQNPVDYVTYRNEPLVKQVENGMTRQQVLTIGGEPSSTIERKVNPGTCNNYVMAKDGHKQVYHVSFNSDGRVTNKGFMTCEQREKNEKAM; the protein is encoded by the coding sequence ATGTACAAGAAAATCTTCGCGGCGACGTTTGTGTTGGCAACAATGGCTGGCTGCAGCAACACAACCGTGCAGAACCCGGTGGACTACGTCACTTATCGCAACGAGCCTCTGGTCAAGCAAGTCGAGAATGGCATGACCCGCCAGCAGGTTCTGACCATCGGCGGCGAGCCTTCGTCGACTATCGAGCGCAAGGTCAACCCAGGCACCTGCAACAACTACGTCATGGCCAAAGACGGCCACAAACAGGTCTACCACGTCAGCTTCAACAGCGACGGCCGTGTGACCAACAAGGGTTTCATGACCTGCGAACAGCGCGAGAAAAACGAAAAAGCGATGTAA
- a CDS encoding AI-2E family transporter has translation MPTFSARQVLIASWILVFGGLLLVLPFKLLPSLLAGLLVFELVNMLTPKLQRLISGERARWLAVALLGTIVVSLLTLIFAGVISFVLHEAENPGASLDKFMVLVDRARGQLPPFIDAYLPASAAEFRISLGQWLQKHVGELQMIGKGAAHMFVTMLIGMVLGAIIALQRISDDHVRKPLAATLFDRLYLLSRAFRNIVFAQIKISLLNTAFTSIFLAVVLPLCGIHLPLTKTLIILTFLLGLLPVVGNLMSNTLIFIVGMSISIWVALAALGYLIVIHKVEYFLNARIVGGQINAKSWELLLAMLLFEAAFGLPGVVAGPIYYAYLKSELQKEGLV, from the coding sequence ATGCCAACGTTTTCTGCGCGTCAGGTGTTAATAGCCAGCTGGATTCTTGTGTTTGGCGGGTTGCTGTTGGTATTGCCTTTCAAGTTGTTGCCCAGTCTGCTGGCCGGTCTGCTGGTCTTCGAACTGGTCAACATGCTGACCCCCAAGCTGCAACGCCTTATCTCGGGCGAGCGCGCGCGCTGGCTGGCCGTTGCCTTGCTGGGGACCATCGTGGTCAGTCTGCTGACCCTGATTTTCGCGGGTGTCATCAGCTTTGTGCTGCATGAAGCCGAAAATCCCGGCGCCTCGCTGGACAAGTTCATGGTGCTGGTGGATCGCGCGCGCGGGCAGTTACCGCCGTTCATCGACGCTTATCTGCCAGCCAGTGCGGCGGAGTTCCGGATTTCCCTGGGGCAATGGCTGCAGAAGCATGTCGGTGAGCTACAAATGATAGGCAAGGGCGCGGCGCATATGTTCGTCACCATGCTGATCGGCATGGTGCTGGGGGCGATCATCGCCTTGCAGCGGATTTCCGATGATCACGTGCGCAAGCCGCTGGCGGCAACGCTGTTTGATCGTCTGTATCTGCTCAGCCGCGCGTTCCGCAATATCGTCTTCGCCCAGATCAAGATATCCCTGCTCAATACTGCGTTCACCTCGATCTTTCTGGCCGTCGTGCTGCCGTTGTGCGGTATTCATCTGCCACTGACCAAAACCCTCATTATCCTGACCTTCCTGCTCGGCCTGTTGCCGGTGGTGGGTAACCTGATGTCCAACACGCTGATCTTTATCGTCGGCATGTCGATCTCGATCTGGGTCGCTCTGGCGGCACTGGGTTATCTGATCGTGATCCACAAGGTCGAGTACTTCCTCAACGCGCGAATTGTTGGCGGGCAGATCAATGCCAAATCGTGGGAGCTGTTGCTGGCGATGCTGCTGTTCGAAGCCGCATTCGGCCTGCCGGGCGTGGTGGCAGGGCCGATTTATTATGCGTACCTGAAGAGCGAGTTGCAGAAGGAAGGGTTGGTTTAA
- the cbpA gene encoding curved DNA-binding protein — protein MDFKDYYKILDVEPTADDKAIKTAYRKLARKYHPDVSKEAGAEDKFKEASEAYEVLSSPEKRAEYDELRKYGRQGRPFQTPPGWQSRAGAGAGGFEETADFSEFFSSIFGGRPQQGGRTRNPGRKGQDVEMELAVFLEETLSGESKQVSFKVPQHSANGQRVSDITKTLNVKIPAGVVDGERIRLKGQGAPGIGGGANGDLYLIIRLAPHPMFEVEGHDLVITVPLAPWEAALGTKVAVPTLTSRLNLTIRPDSQNGQRLRIKGNGLMNKNGERGDLYAQLKIVMPKQSDEATRALWQKLADNSASFDPRAHWKG, from the coding sequence ATGGATTTCAAAGACTACTACAAGATACTTGACGTTGAGCCCACTGCGGACGACAAGGCGATCAAGACCGCCTATCGCAAACTGGCACGCAAGTATCATCCCGACGTCAGCAAGGAGGCGGGCGCCGAAGACAAGTTCAAGGAAGCGTCCGAAGCCTACGAAGTGCTCAGCAGTCCTGAAAAGCGTGCCGAGTACGATGAACTGCGCAAGTACGGTCGACAGGGCCGTCCGTTCCAGACCCCGCCTGGCTGGCAAAGCCGTGCCGGGGCGGGCGCAGGCGGATTCGAAGAGACGGCCGACTTTTCCGAGTTTTTCAGTTCCATTTTCGGTGGTCGGCCGCAGCAGGGTGGGCGTACTCGCAACCCGGGGCGCAAGGGCCAGGATGTAGAAATGGAGCTGGCGGTGTTCCTTGAGGAAACGCTGTCCGGGGAATCCAAGCAGGTCAGCTTCAAGGTGCCTCAGCACAGCGCCAACGGGCAGCGGGTCAGCGATATCACCAAGACCCTGAACGTGAAGATTCCGGCAGGTGTGGTCGACGGCGAGCGCATTCGCCTCAAAGGCCAGGGCGCACCCGGTATCGGCGGCGGTGCCAATGGTGATCTGTACCTGATCATCCGCCTGGCGCCGCATCCGATGTTCGAGGTCGAAGGCCATGATCTGGTGATCACCGTGCCGCTGGCCCCGTGGGAAGCAGCGCTGGGCACCAAGGTGGCAGTGCCGACGCTGACCAGCAGGCTCAATCTGACTATTCGGCCTGACAGCCAGAACGGTCAACGCCTGCGAATCAAAGGCAATGGCCTTATGAACAAGAATGGCGAACGCGGCGATCTGTATGCGCAGTTGAAGATCGTCATGCCCAAACAGTCCGACGAGGCGACGCGGGCGCTCTGGCAGAAGCTGGCCGACAACAGCGCGTCGTTCGATCCGCGTGCGCACTGGAAGGGGTAA
- a CDS encoding Hsp70 family protein, giving the protein MNDQSPARACGIDFGTSNSTVGWQRPGMESLIALEDDKITLPSVVFFNMEERRPVYGRLALHEYLEGYEGRLMRSLKSLLGSKLIKHDTSVLGTAMPFKDLLALFIGELKKRAENTAGREFEQVVLGRPVHFVDDDAQADQEAEDTLAEVARKIGFKDVSFQFEPIAAAFDYESTIESEELVLIVDIGGGTSDFSLVRLSPERRQHDDRQQDILATGGVHIGGTDFDKQLSLQGVMPLFGYGSRMKSGAYMPTSHHINLATWHTINAVYSQKSQLALGSMRYDIEDTGGIDRLFKLIEQRAGHWLAMEVEETKIQLTHAEHRHLPMDRVEPGLSVELSRAMFETAIDGQLQRVRNSVTNLLNDAGVSVAQVNTVFFTGGSSGIPALRNSVSAMLPNARHVEGNIFGSIGSGLAIEAKKRYG; this is encoded by the coding sequence ATGAATGACCAATCCCCGGCCCGTGCCTGCGGTATCGACTTCGGCACGTCCAACTCCACCGTCGGCTGGCAACGCCCCGGCATGGAATCGTTGATCGCGCTGGAGGACGACAAGATTACCCTGCCATCGGTGGTGTTCTTCAACATGGAAGAGCGCCGCCCGGTGTATGGCCGCCTTGCGCTTCACGAGTATCTGGAGGGTTATGAAGGCCGCCTGATGCGCTCGCTCAAGAGCCTGCTGGGCTCCAAGCTGATCAAGCACGACACCAGCGTGCTGGGCACGGCAATGCCGTTCAAGGACCTGCTGGCGCTGTTTATCGGTGAGCTGAAAAAACGTGCCGAGAACACTGCCGGACGTGAGTTCGAACAGGTGGTGCTGGGTCGCCCGGTGCATTTTGTCGATGACGACGCGCAGGCGGACCAGGAGGCGGAAGACACGCTGGCTGAAGTGGCGCGCAAGATCGGCTTCAAGGACGTGTCCTTCCAGTTCGAACCTATCGCGGCGGCCTTCGATTACGAGTCGACCATTGAAAGCGAAGAATTGGTGCTGATCGTCGACATCGGCGGTGGTACTTCAGACTTCTCGCTGGTGCGCCTGTCGCCCGAGCGACGCCAGCACGATGATCGCCAACAGGACATTCTGGCCACCGGCGGCGTACACATCGGCGGGACCGACTTCGACAAGCAGCTGAGCCTGCAAGGCGTAATGCCGCTGTTCGGTTACGGCAGCCGCATGAAAAGCGGTGCCTACATGCCCACCAGCCACCACATCAACCTCGCGACCTGGCACACCATCAACGCGGTGTATTCGCAGAAGTCCCAACTGGCACTGGGCAGCATGCGCTACGACATCGAGGACACCGGCGGCATCGACCGCCTGTTCAAGCTGATCGAACAACGCGCCGGACACTGGCTGGCGATGGAAGTGGAAGAAACCAAGATCCAGCTGACCCACGCCGAACACCGCCACCTGCCGATGGACCGGGTTGAGCCGGGGCTCAGTGTAGAGTTGAGTCGGGCGATGTTTGAAACGGCTATTGATGGGCAACTTCAGCGGGTGCGCAACAGCGTGACCAATCTGCTGAACGATGCGGGCGTAAGCGTAGCGCAGGTCAACACGGTATTTTTCACTGGCGGCTCAAGCGGCATTCCGGCACTGCGCAACAGCGTCTCGGCGATGCTGCCCAACGCGCGCCACGTAGAAGGCAACATCTTCGGCAGCATCGGCAGCGGCCTGGCAATCGAGGCGAAGAAGCGTTACGGCTAG
- a CDS encoding GNAT family N-acetyltransferase — protein MNHAHLRRVTAESFAHYRHGLAQLLFDTVHDGASVGFMADLDMAQAFAWCDGLKADIAAGNLLLWVVAEDDKVLASAQLSLCQKPNGLNRAEVQKLMVLPEARGRGLGRQLMDEVEQTAVKHKRGLLHLDTEAGSTAEAFYRSLAYHRVGELPDYCATPDGRYRPTAIYFKTLGQPT, from the coding sequence ATGAACCATGCACACCTGCGACGGGTTACCGCTGAAAGCTTCGCGCATTATCGCCACGGCCTGGCGCAGCTGCTATTCGATACGGTTCATGACGGCGCATCGGTCGGGTTCATGGCGGACCTGGACATGGCGCAGGCGTTTGCCTGGTGCGATGGTCTGAAAGCCGATATCGCCGCCGGCAATCTGTTGCTATGGGTGGTGGCCGAGGACGATAAAGTGCTGGCCAGCGCGCAGCTGTCTCTGTGCCAGAAGCCCAACGGCCTGAACCGCGCCGAAGTGCAAAAACTGATGGTGCTGCCAGAGGCCCGGGGCCGGGGTCTGGGACGGCAACTGATGGACGAGGTGGAGCAGACTGCGGTGAAACACAAGCGCGGGCTGCTGCATCTGGACACCGAGGCGGGCTCGACGGCTGAAGCCTTCTATCGTTCGCTGGCCTACCACCGTGTCGGTGAGCTGCCGGATTATTGCGCCACACCGGACGGTCGTTATCGGCCGACCGCCATTTATTTCAAAACCCTGGGGCAACCGACATGA
- a CDS encoding GNAT family N-acetyltransferase gives MQELIRDALPGDLPGILAIYNDAVLNTTAIWNEQPVDLANRQAWHASRQTQGYSILIAVESTGDVLGYASFGDWRPFEGFRHTVEHSVYVRADQRGKGLGPRLMTELIERARACDKHMMVAAIESGNAASIALHDRLGFKITGQMPQVGTKFGRWLDLTFMQLDLSPGAPPPASQAPKSI, from the coding sequence ATGCAGGAGCTGATTCGTGATGCATTGCCGGGCGATCTGCCGGGCATTCTGGCCATCTACAACGATGCCGTGCTGAATACCACGGCTATCTGGAATGAACAGCCGGTCGACCTGGCAAACCGTCAGGCCTGGCACGCGTCTCGCCAGACCCAGGGTTATTCGATCCTGATCGCCGTCGAGAGCACAGGCGATGTACTCGGTTATGCATCGTTTGGCGACTGGCGGCCTTTCGAGGGCTTTCGCCATACCGTCGAACATTCGGTTTACGTGCGCGCCGACCAGCGTGGCAAAGGCCTGGGGCCGCGCTTGATGACTGAGTTGATCGAGCGCGCCCGCGCCTGCGACAAGCACATGATGGTAGCCGCCATCGAAAGCGGCAACGCGGCCTCCATCGCCCTGCATGATCGTCTAGGCTTCAAGATCACCGGGCAAATGCCACAGGTCGGCACCAAATTCGGCCGCTGGCTGGACCTGACGTTCATGCAGCTAGACCTGTCACCCGGCGCTCCGCCGCCCGCTTCACAAGCGCCCAAATCCATCTAG
- the ureC gene encoding urease subunit alpha: MKISRQAYADMFGPTVGDKVRLADTELWIEVEKDFTTYGEEVKFGGGKVIRDGMGQGQLLAADVVDTLITNALIIDHWGIVKADVGIKNGRIAAIGKAGNPDIQPDVTIAVGAATEVIAGEGMILTAGGVDTHIHFICPQQIEEALMSGVTTMIGGGTGPATGTNATTVTPGPWHMARMLQASDSFPMNIGFTGKGNVSLPGPLIEQVKAGAIGLKLHEDWGTTPAAIDNCLSVADEYDVQVAIHTDTLNESGFVETTLAAFKNRTIHTYHTEGAGGGHAPDIIKACGSPNVLPSSTNPTRPFTRNTIDEHLDMLMVCHHLDPSIAEDVAFAESRIRRETIAAEDILHDLGAFSMLSSDSQAMGRVGEVIMRTWQTADKMKKQRGPLPQDGPGNDNFRAKRYIAKYTINPAITHGISHEVGSIEVGKWADLVLWRPAFFGVKPTLILKGGAIAASLMGDANASIPTPQPVHYRPMFASYGSSLHATSMTFISQAAFDAGVPESLGLKKQIGVVKGCRTVQKKDLIHNDYLPDIEVDPQTYQVKADGVLLWCEPADVLPMAQRYFLF; encoded by the coding sequence ATGAAGATAAGCCGACAAGCCTACGCCGACATGTTCGGCCCCACCGTTGGCGACAAGGTTCGACTGGCGGATACCGAGCTGTGGATCGAGGTCGAGAAGGACTTCACCACCTACGGCGAAGAAGTGAAGTTCGGCGGTGGCAAGGTTATCCGTGACGGCATGGGCCAGGGTCAACTGCTGGCCGCTGACGTGGTTGATACGCTGATCACCAACGCCCTGATCATTGACCATTGGGGCATCGTCAAGGCCGACGTCGGCATCAAGAACGGGCGCATCGCCGCCATCGGCAAAGCGGGCAATCCCGACATCCAGCCGGACGTGACGATTGCAGTCGGTGCGGCCACCGAAGTGATTGCCGGTGAAGGCATGATCCTCACCGCAGGCGGCGTCGACACACATATCCACTTCATTTGCCCGCAGCAGATCGAAGAGGCGCTGATGAGCGGCGTCACGACCATGATCGGCGGCGGCACCGGCCCCGCCACCGGCACCAACGCCACCACCGTTACGCCAGGCCCATGGCACATGGCGCGTATGCTCCAGGCCTCGGACTCGTTTCCGATGAACATCGGCTTCACCGGCAAAGGCAACGTCAGCCTGCCCGGCCCGTTGATCGAACAGGTCAAGGCGGGGGCTATCGGCCTGAAACTGCATGAAGACTGGGGCACTACGCCGGCCGCCATCGACAACTGCCTGAGCGTTGCCGACGAGTATGACGTGCAGGTCGCGATTCACACCGACACGCTGAACGAGTCAGGTTTTGTCGAAACCACACTGGCCGCGTTCAAGAATCGCACCATCCACACCTACCACACCGAAGGCGCTGGCGGCGGCCATGCACCGGACATCATCAAGGCCTGCGGCTCGCCGAACGTGCTGCCAAGTTCGACCAACCCGACCCGCCCCTTCACCCGCAACACCATCGACGAGCACCTGGACATGCTCATGGTCTGCCATCACCTGGACCCGAGCATCGCCGAGGACGTGGCCTTCGCGGAAAGCCGCATACGCCGCGAGACCATTGCTGCCGAGGACATTCTTCACGATCTGGGCGCGTTTTCGATGCTCAGCTCCGATAGCCAGGCGATGGGCCGGGTCGGCGAAGTGATCATGCGCACCTGGCAAACCGCCGACAAAATGAAGAAACAGCGTGGCCCGCTGCCACAGGATGGCCCTGGCAACGATAACTTCCGCGCCAAGCGCTACATCGCCAAATACACCATCAACCCGGCGATCACCCACGGCATAAGCCATGAGGTGGGCTCCATCGAAGTGGGTAAATGGGCGGATCTGGTGCTTTGGCGGCCGGCGTTCTTCGGCGTGAAACCGACCCTGATCCTCAAGGGCGGCGCCATTGCCGCGAGCCTGATGGGCGATGCCAACGCCTCGATACCGACACCACAACCTGTCCACTACCGCCCGATGTTCGCCAGCTATGGCAGCTCGCTGCACGCCACCAGCATGACCTTCATCAGCCAGGCCGCGTTCGACGCAGGCGTGCCGGAATCGCTGGGCCTCAAAAAACAGATCGGCGTGGTAAAAGGCTGCCGCACGGTGCAGAAGAAGGACCTGATCCACAACGACTACCTGCCGGACATCGAAGTCGATCCGCAGACCTATCAGGTCAAGGCCGACGGCGTACTGCTGTGGTGCGAACCGGCAGATGTGCTGCCGATGGCGCAGAGGTATTTTCTGTTCTAG